A window of Macrotis lagotis isolate mMagLag1 chromosome X, bilby.v1.9.chrom.fasta, whole genome shotgun sequence contains these coding sequences:
- the PAIP1 gene encoding polyadenylate-binding protein-interacting protein 1 isoform X1, with protein sequence MSDGFDRAPGAGRGQGRGRGRGGGGGGPEGVGFRGGGGGGGGGTAGSGERPRPQQPPPPEPLRPPKTSPPPGALPELPAAPDRPPSGGPPAEHPKPTRAPPGSQDKVSPRTSAMAKPQVVVAPVLMSKLSVNAPEFYPSGYNSNYRDSSYEDGCDSFPTLTEYVQEFLNHLTEQPGSFETEIDQFADTLNGWVTTDEALQELVELIYQQATTVPHFSYMGARLCNYLSHHLTINPQSGNFRQLLLKRCRTEYENKDQAAKGDEATRKRFHSFVLFLGELYLNLEIKGTKGQVQRADILQVGLRELLNALFSNPVDSNLICAVKLLKLTGSVLEDAWKEKGKTDMEEMIQRIENVVLDANCSRDVKQMLLKLVELRSSNWGRVHATSTYREATPENDPNYFMNEPTFYTSDGIPFTAADPDYQEKYQELLDRENFFPDYEENGTDLSGAGDPYLDDIDDEMDPEIEEAYEKFCLESERKRKQ encoded by the exons ATGTCGGACGGTTTCGACCGGGCCCCAGGTGCTGGTCGGGGccagggccggggccggggccgaggAGGCGGAGGGGGCGGGCCCGAGGGCGTCGGTTTCcgcggcggaggcggcggcggcggcggcgggaccGCGGGGTCTGGCGAGCGGCCGCGTCCGCAGCAGCCTCCGCCCCCCGAGCCGCTGAGGCCGCCCAAGACGTCCCCTCCGCCCGGGGCCCTGCCCGAACTCCCGGCCGCCCCCGACCGGCCGCCCTCGGGCGGGCCTCCCGCAG AACACCCGAAGCCCACCAGAGCTCCACCTGGTTCTCAGGATAAAGTCTCCCCGCGCACCTCGGCCATGGCCAAGCCCCAGGTGGTCGTAGCACCTGTGCTCATGTCGAAGCTCTCTGTCAATGCCCCAGAGTTTTATCCGTCGGGTTACAATTCTAACTACAGA GATTCTTCCTATGAAGATGGATGTGATAGTTTTCCTACTCTTACAGAATATGTACAGGAGTTTTTGAATCATCTTACAGAACAGCCAGGAAGTTTTGAAACTGAAATTGATCAGTTTGCAGACACTCTTAATGGCTGGGTCACTACTGATGAAGCTTTACAAGAGCTTGTGGAACTCATCTACCAACAG GCCACAACTGTTCCACATTTCTCTTACATGGGAGCAAGGCTGTGTAATTATTTGTCTCATCATCTAACCATTAATCCACAAAGTGGAAATTTCCGCCAGTTACTACttaaaag GTGTCGAACTGAATATGAAAACAAAGATCAGGCTGCAAAAGGAGATGAAGCTACCAGAAAACGATTTCATTCCTTTGTACTTTTCCTGGGTGAACTTTACCTTAACCTGGAG ATTAAAGGAACAAAGGGGCAGGTTCAGAGAGCGGATATTCTTCAGGTTGGTCTTCGGGAATTACTGAATGCACTTTTTTCCAATCCTGTGGACAGCAATTTAATCTGTGCAGTAAAACTACTGAAG TTGACAGGGTCAGTTTTGGAAGATGcatggaaggaaaaaggaaagacagaTATGGAAGAAATGATTCAGAGAATTGAAAATGTTGTCCTAGATGCAAATTGCAGCAG AGATGTAAAACAGATGCTTTTGAAGCTAGTAGAACTCCGATCAAGTAACTGGGGTAGAGTTCATGCCACCTCAACATATAGAGAAGCAACACCTGAAAATGATCCTAATTATTTTATG AATGAACCAACATTTTATACATCTGATGGCATTCCTTTTACTGCTGCTGATCCAG ATTATCAAGAAAAATATCAGGAGTTACTTGACAGAGAGAATTTCTTCCCAGATTATGAGGAAAATGGAACAGACTTATCAGGGGCTGGAGATCC ATACTTGGATGACATTGATGATGAGATGGACCCAGAAATAGAAGAAGCCTATGAAAAATTTTGCTTAGAATCAGAGCGTAAGAGAAAACAGTAA
- the PAIP1 gene encoding polyadenylate-binding protein-interacting protein 1 isoform X2 — MSDGFDRAPEHPKPTRAPPGSQDKVSPRTSAMAKPQVVVAPVLMSKLSVNAPEFYPSGYNSNYRDSSYEDGCDSFPTLTEYVQEFLNHLTEQPGSFETEIDQFADTLNGWVTTDEALQELVELIYQQATTVPHFSYMGARLCNYLSHHLTINPQSGNFRQLLLKRCRTEYENKDQAAKGDEATRKRFHSFVLFLGELYLNLEIKGTKGQVQRADILQVGLRELLNALFSNPVDSNLICAVKLLKLTGSVLEDAWKEKGKTDMEEMIQRIENVVLDANCSRDVKQMLLKLVELRSSNWGRVHATSTYREATPENDPNYFMNEPTFYTSDGIPFTAADPDYQEKYQELLDRENFFPDYEENGTDLSGAGDPYLDDIDDEMDPEIEEAYEKFCLESERKRKQ; from the exons ATGTCGGACGGTTTCGACCGGGCCCCAG AACACCCGAAGCCCACCAGAGCTCCACCTGGTTCTCAGGATAAAGTCTCCCCGCGCACCTCGGCCATGGCCAAGCCCCAGGTGGTCGTAGCACCTGTGCTCATGTCGAAGCTCTCTGTCAATGCCCCAGAGTTTTATCCGTCGGGTTACAATTCTAACTACAGA GATTCTTCCTATGAAGATGGATGTGATAGTTTTCCTACTCTTACAGAATATGTACAGGAGTTTTTGAATCATCTTACAGAACAGCCAGGAAGTTTTGAAACTGAAATTGATCAGTTTGCAGACACTCTTAATGGCTGGGTCACTACTGATGAAGCTTTACAAGAGCTTGTGGAACTCATCTACCAACAG GCCACAACTGTTCCACATTTCTCTTACATGGGAGCAAGGCTGTGTAATTATTTGTCTCATCATCTAACCATTAATCCACAAAGTGGAAATTTCCGCCAGTTACTACttaaaag GTGTCGAACTGAATATGAAAACAAAGATCAGGCTGCAAAAGGAGATGAAGCTACCAGAAAACGATTTCATTCCTTTGTACTTTTCCTGGGTGAACTTTACCTTAACCTGGAG ATTAAAGGAACAAAGGGGCAGGTTCAGAGAGCGGATATTCTTCAGGTTGGTCTTCGGGAATTACTGAATGCACTTTTTTCCAATCCTGTGGACAGCAATTTAATCTGTGCAGTAAAACTACTGAAG TTGACAGGGTCAGTTTTGGAAGATGcatggaaggaaaaaggaaagacagaTATGGAAGAAATGATTCAGAGAATTGAAAATGTTGTCCTAGATGCAAATTGCAGCAG AGATGTAAAACAGATGCTTTTGAAGCTAGTAGAACTCCGATCAAGTAACTGGGGTAGAGTTCATGCCACCTCAACATATAGAGAAGCAACACCTGAAAATGATCCTAATTATTTTATG AATGAACCAACATTTTATACATCTGATGGCATTCCTTTTACTGCTGCTGATCCAG ATTATCAAGAAAAATATCAGGAGTTACTTGACAGAGAGAATTTCTTCCCAGATTATGAGGAAAATGGAACAGACTTATCAGGGGCTGGAGATCC ATACTTGGATGACATTGATGATGAGATGGACCCAGAAATAGAAGAAGCCTATGAAAAATTTTGCTTAGAATCAGAGCGTAAGAGAAAACAGTAA